Proteins encoded in a region of the Podarcis muralis chromosome 4, rPodMur119.hap1.1, whole genome shotgun sequence genome:
- the AKAP17A gene encoding A-kinase anchor protein 17A — protein MAAATIVHDTSEAVELCAPYGLYLKPITKMTISVALPQLKQPGKSISNWEVMERLKGMVQTHQFSTLRISKSTMDFIRFEGEVENKSLVKSFLACLDGKTIKLSGFSDILKVRAAEYKIDFPTRHDWDSFFRDAKDMNETLPGERPDTIHLEGLPCKWFALKDSGSEKPSEEVLIKVFSKFGEIRNVDIPMLDPYREEMTGRNFHTFSFGGHLNFEAYVQYEEYAGFIKAMNALRGMKLMYKGEDGKAVACNLKVSFDSTKHLSDASIKKRQLERQKLQELEKQREEQKRKEKEAEERQKEEERKQKELEELERERKREEKLRKREQKQKDREIRRNKKRLEKIQAEEQKKLQEKIKLEERKLLLAQRNLQSIQLIAELLSRAKAIKLMEQEHNEEKIRLQHLEERRRLQEAELRRVEEEKERALGLQRKERELREKLLSNLMNKKVEETHLKKSEANALQPMPLKVLVGVPHCVASTSMLSPLAKPMQLCPSSIKVNESVSSQPKYLNGSLHEDVLIKDPKINVSSRDTVSDESSSGVLSCIPTNQQHKTTPDREQNTCKKDLLSEQGKCNREPSKGKTRLCRDMGNHHSKDKTEKSRHRRDLSSDDEKCRKERRLHKKYSAKGSSPGLRSLSREYERHRRSLSRDRKEDKRGRSHGHKSTSKKQKHRKRSLSNQRSTWSR, from the exons ATGGCAGCTGCTACAATAGTTCATGACACATCAGAAGCAGTGGAGCTTTGTGCTCCTTATGGGCTATACCTTAAGCCCATTACAAAAATGACTATCAGTGTGGCACTTCCTCAGTTAAAGCAGCCTGGGAAGTCTATTTCAAACTGGGAAGTGATGGAAAGGCTGAAAGGAATGGTGCAAACACATCAGTTCTCAACCTTGCGGATATCTAAAAGCACCATGGATTTCATACGCTTTGAAGGAGAGGTAGAAAATAAGAGTCTGGTTAAATCCTTCCTTGCATGCCTGGATGGCAAAACTATAAAACTTAGTGGCTTTTCAGACATTTTAAAAGTCCGCGCTGCAGAATACAAAATTGACTTTCCTACTCGACATGACTGGGACTCCTTTTTTCGTGATGCAAAAGATATGAATGAAACTCTGCCAGGGGAAAGGCCAGACACTATTCATCTGGAGGGCTTGCCTTGTAAATGGTTTGCGCTGAAAGACTCTGGCTCAGAAAAACCAAGTGAAGAAGTTCTTATTAAAGTGTTTAGTAAATTTGGGGAAATACGGAATGTGGACATACCCATGTTGGACCCATATAGGgaagaaatgactggcagaaactTTCATACGTTCAGTTTTGGAGGCCATTTGAATTTTGAAGCTTATGTTCAGTATGAGGAATATGCAGGTTTCATCAAGGCTATGAACGCTTTACGAGGGATGAAGCTGATGTACAAAGGTGAAGATGGCAAAGCAGTGGCTTGTAACTTAAAG GTTTCATTTGATTCAACAAAACACCTGAGTGATGCTTCAATTAAGAAACGTCAGCTTGAAAGGCAGAAGCTCCAAGAGCTTGAAAAACAGAGAGAAGAACAAAAacgtaaagaaaaagaagcagaggaAAGACAAAAAGAGGAGGAAAG GAAACAGAAAGAACTTGAggaattggagagagagagaaagagagaagagaaattgCGCAAAAGAGAGCAGAAACAAAAGGATCGTGAAATTCGTAGAAACAAAAAGCGGCTTGAAAAAATACAagctgaagagcaaaaaaaactGCAAGAGAAAATAAAGCTTGAGGAGAGAAAGCTTCTCTTAGCTCAGAGAAACCTTCAGTCTATTCAATTAATTGCTGAACTGCTGAGCAGAGCAAAG GCAATAAAGCTTATGGAACAGGAGCACAACGAGGAAAAAATCCGCCTTCAGCActtggaagaaaggaggaggctgCAAGAAGCTGAACTCCGACGggtagaggaagaaaaagagagagctctTGGActgcagagaaaagaaagagagttGAGGGAGAAACTGTTGAGCAATCTCATGAATAAGAAGGTAGAAGAAACCCATCTGAAGAAGAGTGAAGCTAATGCACTGCAGCCTATGCCTTTGAAAGTGCTGGTGGGTGTTCCCCATTGTGTTGCATCTACTTCCATGCTGTCCCCTTTAGCCAAACCGATGCAGCTCTGTCCTAGCAGCATAAAGGTTAATGAAAGTGTGAGCAGTCAGCCAAAGTACTTAAATGGAAGTTTGCATGAGGATGTTCTCATCAAGGACCCTAAGATTAATGTCAGTAGCAGGGACACCGTTTCCGATGAAAGTAGTTCAGGTGTCCTTTCATGCATTCCTACAAATCAGCAACACAAGACCACCCCAGACCGTGAGCAGAACACCTGCAAGAAAGACTTGCTGTCTGAGCAAGGCAAATGCAATAGGGAGCCGAGCAAGGGGAAGACTCGCTTGTGCAGAGACATGGGCAACCATCATAGCAAGGATAAGACTGAAAAAAGCAGGCACAGAAGAGACTTAAGTAGCGATGATGAAAAATGTAGGAAAGAAAGGCGCCTCCATAAGAAATACTCTGCGAAAGGGAGCAGTCCTGGCCTGAGGAGCTTAAGTCGGGAATATGAACGGCACAGGCGGTCCTTAAGCAGAGACAGGAAGGAAGATAAAAGAGGGCGCAGTCATGGCCACAAGAGCACAAGCAAGAAACAAAAGCACCGGAAGAGATCTCTGAGCAACCAAAGAAGCACTTGGAGTAGGTAA
- the LOC114595349 gene encoding P2Y purinoceptor 8-like, with amino-acid sequence MPQDMPLIPTSKALFPPVRPVSDDTSEMLRSYALQVTLSTIFSVIACISIPLNLICLWFLCRYSRPWTPTIVLCINLALADFVYSMILPFQIVYHIRGNNWPFEDALCRIVTVLSYGNVHCSLLTMMCISIERYLGIVHPLRYKAMRSMRTSVLTCALIWVFVLLPLVPLMMTNLTIRVQNLDIITCFDVLPKEMFDDKPARFIAYFGSLVFFFFFLPLLIMGFCYFSIIITLLHSHSTQLRETKKQTVCLIIVLLLVITVCYLPHIIMSIIHYVFTIQKKSFYFEYKISFAVATINCCLDPLVYYFGSKEFRRKIQKKLCRCVTVGVSENTPIFSEHDIQITPMQKVLNR; translated from the coding sequence ATGCCTCAAGATATGCCACTCATCCCAACATCGAAAGCCTTGTTCCCTCCTGTAAGGCCTGTGTCAGATGACACATCTGAGATGCTTCGAAGCTATGCACTCCAGGTCACTTTGTCTACCATCTTCTCAGTTATTGCCTGCATCAGTATCCCACTCAACCTCATCTGCTTGTGGTTCCTGTGTCGGTATTCGAGGCCTTGGACTCCCACCATTGTGTTGTGCATCAATCTGGCCCTTGCTGATTTTGTCTACAGCATGATCCTCCCCTTTCAAATAGTTTACCATATACGGGGAAACAACTGGCCCTTTGAGGATGCTCTGTGCCGTATTGTCACCGTTCTGTCCTATGGTAATGTGCACTGTTCCCTTTTGACCATGATGTGCATCAGCATTGAGCGCTACCTGGGAATCGTCCACCCTTTGCGCTACAAAGCCATGAGATCCATGCGAACCTCTGTCCTGACATGCGCCCTCATTTGGGTGTTTGTCTTACTGCCCCTCGTCCCACTCATGATGACCAACCTAACAATTCGTGTACAAAACCTGGATATAATCACCTGCTTTGATGTTTTGCCTAAAGAGATGTTTGATGACAAGCCAGCACGCTTCATCGCTTACTTTGGCTCTCtggtatttttcttctttttcctaccACTGCTCATCATGGGGTTTTGCTACTTCTCAATCATCATAACACTTCTCCACTCCCATTCCACCCAACTCAGAGAAACTAAGAAGCAGACTGTCTGTTTGATAATAGTGTTGCTACTGGTGATCACGGTTTGTTACTTGCCTCACATTATCATGTCAATTATCCATTACGTCTTCACTATTcagaaaaaatcattttattttgaATATAAAATTTCATTTGCAGTAGCCACCATCAATTGCTGCCTTGACCCATTGGTTTATTACTTTGGCTCCAAAGAGTTTCGGCGAAAGATACAGAAGAAGCTCTGCAGATGCGTAACTGTTGGGGTCAGTGAAAATACTCCAATCTTTTCAGAGCATGATATCCAAATAACACCAATGCAAAAAGTATTGAATAGATAG